A DNA window from uncultured Methanoregula sp. contains the following coding sequences:
- a CDS encoding DUF424 domain-containing protein: protein MFLKVHHSPGTADVVAVCDRELINTTIRHDNMTVVITESFYGNCPSTENEVRDALNKAANINLMGERSVSLAIEMGLITRSGCIMIGTVPHAQIFQL from the coding sequence ATGTTTCTGAAGGTACATCATTCACCGGGAACGGCAGATGTCGTGGCGGTGTGTGATCGCGAGCTTATCAACACCACGATCCGGCATGATAACATGACCGTGGTCATCACCGAATCCTTCTACGGCAACTGCCCGTCAACTGAAAACGAAGTCAGGGATGCATTAAACAAGGCTGCGAACATCAATCTCATGGGTGAGCGCTCCGTGAGCCTTGCCATAGAGATGGGACTTATCACCCGCTCCGGCTGTATTATGATTGGGACTGTTCCCCATGCACAGATCTTCCAGCTATGA
- a CDS encoding TatD family hydrolase: MKSPKYPVTDDHIHIDPVNGRGIEAAKDFFRAGGTHMFLVSKPSWSLSVHPSSGPEYSQVFDETLRVAGMVAETGVVVYTILGVHPAEISRLAERMTLDTAVEVMKGGLDCAAGYVREGKAVALKSGRPHYDVTPDILAASNRVLMHALELASECGCALQIHAETGPCADIVDMASRAGIPIERVVKHYGSPDTPLHPSLIAKHESLAQLVREHRPFTMESDYMDENSRPGAVIGPKSVPRYTNQLLAQGKITEEDCFFIHGETVEKVYGVPVQIT; the protein is encoded by the coding sequence ATGAAATCCCCAAAGTACCCCGTAACTGACGATCATATCCATATCGATCCGGTCAACGGGAGGGGAATAGAAGCGGCAAAGGATTTTTTCCGGGCCGGGGGAACTCACATGTTCCTCGTATCAAAACCCTCCTGGTCATTGTCAGTCCACCCGAGTTCAGGTCCGGAGTATTCGCAGGTTTTTGACGAAACCCTCCGGGTGGCGGGCATGGTTGCAGAAACCGGGGTTGTCGTTTATACAATTCTTGGCGTTCACCCGGCCGAGATCTCCCGACTCGCGGAGCGGATGACCCTTGATACAGCCGTGGAGGTCATGAAAGGCGGACTTGACTGTGCCGCAGGTTACGTCCGGGAGGGAAAAGCCGTTGCGCTCAAGAGCGGGAGGCCTCATTATGATGTGACCCCCGATATCCTTGCTGCTTCGAACCGGGTCCTTATGCATGCGCTTGAACTTGCTTCGGAATGCGGATGCGCACTCCAGATCCACGCGGAGACGGGGCCGTGTGCCGATATCGTGGATATGGCCAGCCGGGCCGGTATCCCGATCGAACGTGTTGTGAAACATTACGGGTCCCCGGACACTCCGCTCCACCCGTCGCTCATCGCAAAGCATGAATCACTCGCGCAGCTGGTCCGGGAACACCGCCCGTTCACCATGGAGAGCGATTACATGGATGAGAACTCGCGTCCCGGCGCGGTGATAGGCCCGAAATCCGTGCCAAGATACACAAACCAGCTCCTCGCGCAGGGCAAGATCACGGAAGAAGACTGTTTTTTTATCCATGGCGAGACCGTTGAAAAAGTGTATGGGGTTCCGGTACAGATAACCTGA
- a CDS encoding dihydroneopterin aldolase family protein, translated as MLTDKETAIFEAGIKLGALYHQWVGTPISRQSAASVETAIEKAVILQPFVEEIAVRLNRDLMTENTFGYSELAGLMFDVEIITRVNFSYCRARLCPSGNYPLMQVVECHEIPKVPRN; from the coding sequence ATGCTGACCGACAAGGAAACCGCCATCTTTGAAGCAGGAATAAAACTGGGCGCCCTGTACCACCAGTGGGTTGGAACACCGATCTCAAGGCAATCGGCTGCCAGTGTTGAGACCGCAATCGAGAAGGCGGTCATTCTCCAGCCATTTGTTGAAGAGATTGCGGTCCGGCTGAACCGGGACCTGATGACCGAGAACACCTTCGGGTACAGCGAACTCGCCGGCCTCATGTTCGATGTGGAGATCATAACGAGGGTCAATTTTTCCTATTGCCGCGCCCGTCTCTGCCCGTCCGGCAATTACCCGCTCATGCAGGTTGTGGAGTGCCATGAAATCCCCAAAGTACCCCGTAACTGA
- a CDS encoding minichromosome maintenance protein MCM: MEQSPDLPVADKTADWSRLLKQKYKKQLGEISREYPHKRSLLIDYREIERFGKAGIALADELLENPGKVIEDVLEAIKTDQLIRIKDGKEPKGINIRFTNLPKKTAIRAIRSEDINTFVSVEGILRKTTEVRPRIVEAVFRCPAGHFTKKEQKYGKFVEPDGCATDGCTFKKIELLPKRSKFVDSQKLRIQESPEGLRGGEQPQTLDVDVTDDLSGTVSPGDRIIINGILRSMQRVIKGEKSTVFDIFLECNSIEVAEKEFEEVEIDEKAEDEIQRLSKDPMIYRMITHSIAPTIYGGEDVKQAIALQLFGGIAKEMPDGSRLRGDIHVLLIGDPGIAKSQLLRYVVKLSPRAIYTSGQSSTAAGLTATAVKDEFGEGRWTLEAGALVLADMGVAAVDEMDKMEKGDRSALHEAMEQQSISVAKAGITATLKSRCALLGAANPKYGRFDMFGDISDQINMPPSLLSRFDLIFIMTDQPDQKRDLAIAEHILKAHSTGELIAQHRKTPIEGVTDEYIAQQLKPVMPDIDPALFRKYVAYAKRSCFPIISAEAKEALVNYYLKLRGIAEPNKPVPVTARQLEALVRLAEASARIRLSSSIELSDADRVIHIVDACLRQIAYDAKTGTFDIDKVVTGISKEKRDIVRVIKDAIRDIGGEGRRAGIDQVIDAVSSKGFPRDKVREGIDMLLRHGEAMEPKSGMIQLI; the protein is encoded by the coding sequence ACAAACGATCCCTTCTCATCGATTACCGGGAGATAGAAAGGTTCGGGAAAGCCGGTATTGCGCTGGCCGACGAACTCCTGGAGAACCCGGGCAAGGTTATCGAGGATGTCCTGGAGGCAATCAAGACCGACCAGCTCATCAGGATAAAGGATGGCAAGGAGCCCAAAGGGATCAACATCCGGTTCACCAACCTTCCCAAAAAGACGGCTATCCGGGCCATCCGGTCTGAGGACATCAACACGTTTGTCTCGGTCGAAGGGATCTTGCGCAAAACAACAGAAGTCCGGCCCCGTATTGTCGAAGCAGTCTTCCGCTGCCCGGCCGGCCACTTCACCAAGAAGGAACAGAAATACGGCAAGTTTGTTGAGCCGGACGGATGTGCCACGGACGGATGTACTTTCAAGAAGATCGAACTGCTGCCCAAGCGCTCGAAATTTGTCGACTCGCAGAAACTGAGGATCCAGGAGTCTCCTGAGGGCCTGCGTGGCGGCGAGCAGCCCCAGACACTCGACGTAGACGTCACTGACGATCTCTCGGGTACCGTGTCACCGGGGGACCGGATCATCATCAACGGCATCCTCCGGTCCATGCAGCGGGTCATCAAGGGAGAGAAAAGCACGGTCTTTGACATATTTCTCGAATGCAATTCCATCGAGGTAGCTGAGAAAGAGTTCGAGGAAGTCGAGATTGATGAGAAGGCCGAGGACGAGATCCAGCGCCTCAGCAAGGATCCCATGATCTACCGGATGATCACCCATTCCATTGCACCGACCATTTACGGGGGCGAAGATGTCAAGCAGGCAATCGCCCTGCAGCTCTTCGGGGGCATTGCAAAAGAGATGCCCGACGGGAGCCGGCTCCGGGGTGACATCCATGTCCTCCTCATAGGGGATCCGGGTATTGCCAAAAGTCAGTTGCTGAGGTATGTCGTAAAGCTCTCTCCCCGGGCAATCTATACAAGCGGCCAGTCTTCCACTGCGGCGGGTCTCACGGCAACCGCTGTCAAGGATGAATTCGGGGAAGGGCGCTGGACACTGGAAGCAGGAGCGCTCGTCCTTGCCGATATGGGTGTCGCGGCAGTCGACGAGATGGATAAGATGGAGAAAGGGGACCGGTCCGCCCTCCACGAAGCAATGGAACAGCAGTCGATCAGCGTGGCAAAGGCCGGGATCACGGCAACGCTCAAGTCCCGGTGTGCGCTGCTCGGGGCTGCAAACCCGAAGTACGGCAGGTTCGATATGTTCGGGGATATCTCAGACCAGATCAACATGCCCCCGTCGCTCCTCTCCCGGTTCGATCTCATCTTCATTATGACCGACCAGCCGGATCAGAAACGGGATCTGGCCATTGCAGAACACATACTCAAAGCCCACAGTACCGGGGAACTGATCGCGCAGCACAGGAAAACCCCCATCGAAGGGGTGACCGACGAATACATTGCACAGCAGCTCAAACCCGTGATGCCGGATATCGACCCGGCACTCTTCCGCAAATATGTCGCCTATGCCAAACGTTCGTGCTTCCCGATAATATCGGCCGAGGCAAAGGAAGCCCTGGTGAACTACTACCTCAAACTCAGGGGCATTGCCGAACCCAACAAACCGGTGCCGGTCACTGCCCGGCAACTCGAAGCGCTGGTGAGACTGGCGGAAGCCAGTGCCCGGATCCGTCTTTCCAGTTCGATTGAACTGAGCGATGCAGATCGGGTAATCCATATTGTGGATGCGTGCCTGCGCCAGATTGCGTACGATGCCAAGACCGGGACCTTCGATATCGATAAGGTGGTTACCGGCATCTCCAAAGAAAAACGGGATATCGTCCGGGTGATCAAGGATGCGATCCGGGATATCGGCGGTGAAGGACGGCGTGCCGGGATCGATCAGGTTATCGATGCCGTGAGTTCGAAAGGTTTTCCGAGGGATAAAGTCAGGGAAGGCATCGACATGCTGCTCCGGCACGGGGAAGCCATGGAGCCGAAATCCGGCATGATTCAACTGATCTGA